A stretch of Leptospira hartskeerlii DNA encodes these proteins:
- a CDS encoding SET domain-containing protein, with the protein MLKVPTYVAESPIGGLGVFAGRDIEEGELVWEFHPKTVWTLTEEEVQALPERLQNLIYIYSYLFEGQWYFCVDNSRFMNHSDQANTLEDKSGVQGASNPLGRDRAVRKILKDEELTCNYKQFDQNWKEKLPS; encoded by the coding sequence ATGCTGAAAGTACCGACTTACGTTGCCGAGTCTCCGATAGGGGGCCTTGGAGTTTTTGCAGGCAGGGATATAGAAGAAGGTGAACTCGTATGGGAGTTCCATCCTAAAACTGTTTGGACCCTTACTGAAGAGGAAGTTCAAGCTCTTCCTGAAAGACTCCAAAATCTGATCTATATTTATTCTTATTTGTTCGAAGGGCAATGGTATTTTTGCGTAGATAATTCCCGCTTCATGAACCATAGCGATCAAGCAAACACTTTGGAAGATAAAAGTGGCGTCCAAGGAGCAAGTAATCCTTTAGGAAGGGACAGAGCTGTGCGTAAGATCCTAAAGGACGAAGAATTGACCTGTAACTATAAACAATTCGATCAGAACTGGAAGGAAAAACTTCCTTCCTAA
- a CDS encoding ABC transporter ATP-binding protein, which produces MTNKQKFTEGFKFGKAQATYSNSKSAVPKVPQGSQAARGSYSSSLGPSFAGTEPSSESPFLVLLGLGRYFKNYKVRLGVVLGLLFTEIIVYSAIPFSFKFLIDEALIGKNETVLYITGALLVGGTILITAAGTVRDYLYNWVSARAIRDMREELFIHLQRVNLDFYSNTRLGDVLSRFSTDLTALENAVLALIPWGISPLLEAIFGTALLFALDWKLGAIATLIWPITFLGPVFFSTRSTAASYERKIEEAKVLTAVEESISAQNLIRVYDLDGAFWDKFKGNCEKLFHVSLRLGLTNSYLERSASGGILLLQAVLLISGAWFAFHGMVSVGALAAFLPPFLNLSYSLLYVSQYFPTMNQASGSARRILEILRTPTFETEGERPFAPSELQNSIKLEDLHFRYKGRTKNLSGVNLEIKKGTYTVILGQSGSGKSTILKFILGMMEPNQGKVSLDGIAMEKIRLNALHSMIGIVFQDTFLFHTSILENIRMGRPDATPEEAIEAAKLAEIHEFISALPDGYETIAGDKGSKLSGGEKQRIALARALVRNPQILLLDEATSALDPITEARILKTLQKLREGRTIVSVTHRLTGLHAADQVVILKNGSLEPYPSPENDSLSAAAIGL; this is translated from the coding sequence ATGACAAATAAACAGAAATTTACCGAAGGATTCAAATTCGGAAAAGCACAAGCGACGTATTCTAACTCAAAATCAGCCGTTCCTAAGGTTCCTCAAGGAAGCCAAGCGGCTAGAGGCTCTTATTCTTCTTCTTTAGGGCCAAGTTTTGCAGGGACCGAACCTTCTTCCGAATCTCCCTTTCTAGTTCTGCTTGGGTTAGGCAGATATTTTAAGAATTATAAAGTACGACTAGGTGTCGTTTTAGGCCTTCTTTTTACTGAAATCATCGTTTATTCTGCAATTCCTTTCTCTTTTAAGTTTCTGATCGACGAAGCTTTAATTGGGAAGAATGAAACAGTTCTCTATATCACGGGCGCCCTACTGGTTGGTGGCACAATCTTAATCACCGCTGCAGGGACGGTCCGCGATTATCTATACAATTGGGTCTCAGCTCGCGCCATAAGAGACATGAGAGAAGAACTATTCATTCATTTACAAAGAGTAAATCTAGACTTTTACTCAAATACTCGTCTGGGAGACGTGCTTTCAAGATTCTCCACTGACTTGACAGCCTTAGAAAACGCAGTGCTTGCTCTGATTCCTTGGGGAATTTCTCCATTATTAGAAGCGATTTTTGGGACCGCGTTATTATTCGCCTTAGATTGGAAGTTAGGCGCAATTGCAACCTTGATCTGGCCGATTACTTTCTTAGGACCTGTATTCTTCTCCACAAGATCTACTGCAGCAAGTTACGAAAGAAAGATAGAAGAAGCCAAGGTCTTAACTGCTGTTGAGGAATCTATCTCCGCTCAAAATCTGATCCGGGTTTATGATTTGGACGGGGCCTTCTGGGATAAATTTAAAGGGAATTGTGAGAAACTATTTCATGTTTCTTTAAGGCTAGGACTGACCAATTCTTATTTAGAACGTTCTGCTTCCGGTGGAATTCTTCTTTTACAAGCTGTACTTTTGATTTCAGGTGCTTGGTTTGCATTTCATGGAATGGTGAGCGTCGGGGCTTTGGCTGCTTTTCTTCCTCCATTCTTGAATTTGTCTTATTCTCTACTTTATGTTTCCCAGTATTTTCCTACAATGAACCAAGCAAGCGGTTCCGCTAGAAGAATACTAGAGATCTTAAGAACTCCAACCTTCGAAACGGAAGGAGAACGCCCATTTGCTCCATCCGAATTACAAAATTCTATCAAACTTGAAGATTTACATTTTCGTTATAAAGGTAGGACAAAGAATCTTAGCGGAGTAAATCTGGAGATCAAAAAGGGAACTTATACCGTTATCCTTGGGCAAAGTGGTTCCGGAAAAAGTACTATTCTCAAGTTTATCTTGGGAATGATGGAACCGAACCAAGGAAAAGTCAGCTTGGACGGTATCGCAATGGAGAAGATCCGATTGAATGCACTTCATTCCATGATTGGTATCGTATTCCAAGATACTTTCTTATTCCATACAAGCATCCTCGAAAACATTCGTATGGGACGTCCGGACGCAACTCCGGAAGAAGCGATCGAAGCAGCAAAGTTGGCTGAGATCCACGAATTCATTTCCGCACTTCCGGATGGATACGAAACCATCGCAGGAGACAAGGGTTCTAAACTTTCAGGCGGAGAAAAGCAAAGGATAGCTCTGGCAAGAGCCTTAGTAAGAAATCCTCAAATTCTACTTTTGGATGAAGCGACTTCCGCATTGGATCCCATTACAGAAGCGAGGATCTTAAAAACTCTCCAAAAATTGAGAGAAGGAAGAACGATCGTTTCCGTGACCCATAGGTTAACCGGTTTGCATGCTGCCGACCAAGTAGTGATCTTGAAAAATGGAAGCTTGGAACCTTATCCTTCTCCGGAAAATGATTCACTTTCTGCGGCCGCAATCGGATTATAG
- the tilS gene encoding tRNA lysidine(34) synthetase TilS, with the protein MNESLESIFQSAWSRLENYQDFMKSKPAVISFSGGKDSALLLHFYLWLYNKNIISHSPTIYHLDHSIRDNAEQESQILKYIGSLAPNSIFKKKNVPKFANKTKLSLEEAGRVLRFRDLEKISERIGGYITTGHHAEDYLETVLLQLIRGGGWNSLRTLGVLENNRFRPLLLFREQDRKTALAKADWPVFEDESNHSSQYLRNRIRSELLPILLKEGADPDKIFHNFHDSDTPRRGIANRKVNEDEIRTVSRRILEEEPASVCKQILDLHLKSLSLHPLNSQFLADLLHNLDRKVSFSLENKEVWFWKSVSSDLYILPKTASYLKPFSYNSDSFFLKWNGKTKKIPKNCEPSNDGKGEKILLGGIHRDVSEILREKEIPVPVRKMLPILKREGKTVLLCLRMWDARLDDIRADDFQQD; encoded by the coding sequence ATGAACGAATCTTTAGAATCCATTTTTCAGTCTGCTTGGTCTCGTTTAGAAAATTATCAGGACTTTATGAAAAGTAAACCTGCTGTTATCTCTTTCTCGGGCGGAAAAGACTCTGCATTACTTCTTCATTTTTATCTTTGGCTTTATAATAAAAATATAATATCTCATTCTCCGACAATTTATCATTTGGATCATTCTATCCGGGATAATGCGGAACAAGAATCTCAAATCTTAAAATATATCGGATCTTTAGCTCCTAACTCCATCTTTAAAAAAAAAAACGTTCCGAAGTTTGCCAACAAGACAAAACTAAGCTTAGAAGAGGCAGGAAGGGTTCTTAGGTTTAGAGACCTAGAAAAAATTTCCGAAAGAATAGGCGGTTATATCACGACCGGGCATCACGCGGAAGATTATCTAGAAACGGTACTCCTACAACTCATCAGAGGTGGTGGTTGGAATTCACTCCGCACATTAGGAGTTTTGGAGAATAATAGATTCAGACCATTATTATTATTCAGAGAACAGGATCGTAAAACAGCATTGGCAAAGGCTGATTGGCCCGTGTTCGAAGACGAATCCAATCATTCTTCGCAGTACCTTAGGAATAGGATCCGATCGGAGCTTCTTCCGATACTTTTAAAAGAAGGTGCTGATCCTGATAAAATTTTTCATAATTTTCACGATTCTGATACACCTAGAAGAGGAATTGCGAACCGCAAAGTAAATGAAGATGAGATTAGAACGGTATCCAGGCGCATTTTGGAAGAAGAGCCTGCATCGGTTTGTAAACAAATTTTGGACTTACATCTTAAAAGTTTAAGCCTTCATCCGCTGAATTCTCAATTTCTTGCGGACCTTCTTCATAACCTGGACAGAAAAGTTTCTTTTTCTCTCGAAAACAAAGAAGTTTGGTTTTGGAAAAGTGTTTCGTCAGATTTGTACATCTTACCCAAAACCGCATCTTATTTGAAACCGTTCAGCTATAACTCTGACTCTTTCTTTTTGAAATGGAACGGTAAGACAAAAAAGATCCCGAAAAATTGCGAGCCGTCTAACGACGGAAAAGGAGAAAAGATCCTGCTTGGAGGAATCCATCGAGACGTTTCCGAAATCCTTAGAGAGAAAGAGATTCCGGTTCCGGTCAGAAAAATGCTACCCATTCTAAAACGGGAGGGGAAAACTGTATTGCTTTGTCTTCGTATGTGGGATGCCCGTTTGGATGATATTCGAGCGGATGATTTCCAACAAGATTAG
- a CDS encoding ACT domain-containing protein: MIEFNYKEEYGVYRVTLKTSETAPGTLHKMVKAMFFMGFEILSGDIRTIKDGDSMISYDEFLLRSPETDSKIKASKLGILMSSVFSDDNALEEMIQTSSEIDIRNTFYLGQDSQLEFEDLPGNSATKFYLEAPDRKGLLYFVTGVLKDLGINIISGEVRTDGKSLKAQDTFILTDSRTGLGFAGSSIEERIRRYILQSSLNQV, encoded by the coding sequence ATGATAGAATTTAACTACAAAGAAGAATACGGAGTCTACAGAGTTACTCTTAAGACTTCTGAAACTGCCCCGGGAACACTTCACAAAATGGTGAAGGCAATGTTCTTTATGGGATTCGAGATCCTTTCCGGAGATATTCGCACGATCAAAGACGGCGATTCCATGATCAGTTACGACGAATTTCTTCTTAGATCTCCTGAAACAGATTCTAAAATCAAGGCATCCAAACTAGGTATCTTAATGTCTTCCGTCTTTTCTGATGACAATGCGTTGGAAGAGATGATCCAGACCTCAAGTGAAATAGATATTCGAAATACATTTTATCTAGGACAAGATTCTCAATTGGAGTTTGAGGACTTACCTGGCAATTCTGCTACAAAATTCTACTTAGAAGCTCCGGATAGAAAAGGATTATTATACTTTGTGACCGGAGTTTTAAAGGATCTGGGGATCAATATTATCTCCGGCGAAGTTAGAACTGACGGCAAGTCCCTAAAAGCCCAGGATACATTCATACTAACCGACTCTCGTACAGGACTCGGGTTTGCTGGAAGCTCCATAGAAGAAAGGATCCGTAGATATATTCTGCAAAGCAGCCTAAATCAAGTTTGA
- a CDS encoding HD-GYP domain-containing protein, with the protein MDAARDLQKFDFTEEVIQHFRENRIIPVDFYNKHGQILIHKKDMASGDDISRLQKFEKQGIYFLTAEIGKIHAGSNKKGSLDPSFDKLINPTLTLDMSKGATDLLSDIKKFPLNGDHVKEINKSINAVLDDFKTSPNMETGLVNIIEVMKNAGMPVDSEVLTKRTVIAMALKVRAAKVFTKVDMEQKKTEQMNLMMASYLADIGYTQMKIPTHANLKPEELEYIKNHPIISYLMIANLSEIEDPVKAVVLNHHRPHRGEGMNNNYPQTKPLVQKLQGYREKYKDDYRKNLLATDIQKQVKSILTNAISYEDIGILSIAGEFASLTTPQPWREPMDGLKAMKLILNNSFFAYNEKTLKDFFDHVGLSLCDNQPFVKVDDYVIVASQDSNRKVFFEICIIKESHKNSIRPMLERIGTIRPKFANNGKIRISGFEMGSLSVDRRRAIFNLERNADPRRIIYLVDPEIDPEFFDSLDRKVRETYPSRTSSDSDSASKTPVS; encoded by the coding sequence ATGGACGCAGCCAGAGATTTACAAAAATTCGATTTTACGGAAGAAGTGATCCAACACTTTCGAGAAAATAGAATTATACCTGTCGATTTTTATAATAAACACGGACAGATCCTGATCCATAAAAAGGATATGGCCTCCGGAGACGATATCAGTCGTCTTCAGAAATTCGAAAAGCAAGGGATCTATTTTTTAACCGCTGAAATCGGTAAGATCCATGCAGGTTCTAATAAAAAAGGCTCCTTAGATCCTTCTTTCGATAAACTTATTAACCCTACACTCACTTTGGATATGTCCAAAGGAGCGACCGATCTACTATCTGATATCAAAAAATTTCCATTAAATGGAGATCATGTTAAAGAGATTAACAAATCTATAAACGCAGTCTTAGATGATTTTAAAACTTCTCCGAATATGGAGACCGGACTAGTCAACATCATCGAAGTAATGAAAAATGCTGGAATGCCCGTGGACTCGGAAGTTTTAACTAAGAGAACTGTGATCGCAATGGCTTTGAAGGTAAGAGCTGCAAAAGTTTTTACTAAAGTAGATATGGAGCAGAAGAAGACAGAGCAGATGAATCTAATGATGGCTTCTTATCTTGCGGATATCGGCTATACCCAGATGAAGATCCCAACTCACGCGAATCTAAAACCGGAAGAATTGGAATATATTAAGAATCATCCGATCATCAGTTATTTGATGATCGCTAATCTTTCGGAGATTGAAGATCCAGTCAAGGCAGTAGTTCTGAACCATCACAGACCTCATCGTGGAGAAGGGATGAATAATAATTATCCCCAAACCAAACCTTTAGTACAAAAGCTTCAAGGTTATAGAGAAAAATACAAAGACGATTATCGCAAAAATCTTCTAGCTACCGATATCCAAAAGCAAGTTAAGTCAATTCTAACTAACGCTATCTCTTACGAAGATATAGGGATACTTTCCATTGCAGGTGAATTTGCTTCCTTAACTACTCCTCAACCTTGGAGAGAACCGATGGACGGCCTCAAGGCGATGAAACTTATCTTAAATAATAGTTTTTTTGCCTATAATGAAAAAACATTGAAAGACTTTTTTGACCATGTGGGACTTTCCTTATGCGATAACCAACCCTTCGTTAAAGTTGATGATTACGTTATTGTCGCTTCCCAAGATTCTAACCGTAAGGTGTTTTTCGAGATCTGTATTATAAAAGAATCTCATAAAAATTCCATCAGACCGATGTTGGAAAGGATCGGAACCATCCGACCGAAGTTCGCAAATAACGGCAAGATTAGGATCTCTGGCTTCGAGATGGGTAGCTTGAGTGTAGATAGAAGAAGAGCAATTTTTAACCTGGAACGTAATGCCGACCCTAGAAGGATCATCTACCTTGTGGATCCTGAAATTGATCCTGAGTTTTTCGATTCTTTGGATCGTAAAGTTAGGGAAACATATCCCTCTAGGACTTCTTCCGATTCGGATTCTGCCTCTAAAACTCCTGTTTCTTGA
- a CDS encoding GAF domain-containing SpoIIE family protein phosphatase, with protein MSCVFCGEFYLPDGKLKDGKFLCNSCGREWILEKRKRNRIKPPEVHALSNEILLEFLSLFNTSPNLDDLLQNFTNLAFRKLDLPGISVMVYEPRLDRILVKSCKNKKGPALEKLAFRMEIKKGEQNGPLGQAIETCKSVYYRFDEQSHKQIRQYGRVNKVESELSVPIHLKKEVLGLINVDYEKDDPIQAEKDRYFLELIASQFATTLKNRILFEVSQTQSRNFRNLHSAALKLSSLGFKYRTEIFRVILLSLTEFSESNLFVLLERKIDNEGKTISTEGHILTGSPRAPEIKLNVQLKGDWNVLKKPIESAILIDSTDLKEWKTLGSNGKKKHLAILPVLRSDNSEIWILLAKEEELHWSPEEIDVLNAFAVQAGISVQNFHLFHQRAEKERLDKEIEIARDLQRSLLPRKMPDHPNYEFGGLMVPAIGVGGDYYDFITHPTNKETYVCIGDVSGKGVPAGIVMATVRTVIHSLVRKNPSTWEILQTVNTYLYQNYFKDIISPRFMSLTIIHWDQNENRFVFSGGGQGNILVYRKKENRLEEIPTGGVVLGIDPEIDRFENSGEFFLEPGDFFLMFTDGVWEAMDPSEDFFEMERLHKCVFDARKERLPLLLETVLKKIKNFTGEREQTDDITLIGVKRLK; from the coding sequence ATGTCCTGCGTATTTTGCGGAGAATTTTATCTTCCAGACGGGAAACTCAAAGATGGAAAATTTCTTTGTAATTCCTGTGGAAGAGAATGGATCTTAGAAAAAAGAAAACGAAATAGGATTAAACCTCCGGAAGTTCACGCGTTATCCAACGAGATTTTATTAGAATTTCTTTCTCTTTTTAATACTAGTCCGAATCTGGATGACCTTCTCCAAAACTTTACCAATCTAGCATTCAGAAAATTGGATCTTCCCGGGATCTCAGTCATGGTATATGAGCCAAGATTGGATCGTATCCTTGTCAAATCCTGTAAGAACAAAAAAGGTCCTGCTTTAGAAAAGTTGGCTTTTAGAATGGAAATCAAAAAAGGAGAGCAAAATGGACCTTTAGGACAAGCGATCGAGACTTGCAAATCTGTTTACTATAGATTTGATGAACAATCACATAAACAGATCAGACAATATGGTCGTGTGAATAAGGTAGAATCGGAACTTTCCGTTCCAATTCATTTAAAAAAGGAAGTATTAGGATTAATTAATGTTGATTATGAAAAAGATGATCCTATACAAGCGGAGAAGGATCGTTATTTTCTAGAATTGATAGCAAGTCAGTTTGCTACCACGCTAAAAAACAGAATTCTTTTTGAAGTTTCCCAAACACAATCCAGGAATTTTAGAAATCTTCACTCTGCGGCATTAAAACTCAGTAGTTTAGGATTCAAATATAGAACTGAAATTTTTCGGGTTATTCTTCTTTCTTTAACCGAATTTTCAGAAAGTAACCTTTTCGTTTTGTTAGAAAGAAAAATAGACAATGAAGGAAAAACAATTTCTACTGAAGGCCATATACTTACGGGAAGTCCAAGAGCTCCAGAGATCAAATTAAATGTACAATTAAAAGGAGACTGGAACGTACTTAAAAAACCGATAGAATCCGCAATCTTAATAGATTCCACCGATCTAAAAGAATGGAAAACTTTAGGAAGTAACGGAAAGAAAAAGCACTTAGCAATTTTACCCGTACTACGTTCCGATAATTCAGAGATCTGGATACTTCTCGCCAAAGAAGAAGAACTACACTGGAGTCCTGAAGAAATTGATGTATTAAACGCATTTGCAGTCCAGGCCGGGATCTCTGTCCAAAACTTTCACTTATTCCACCAGAGAGCGGAAAAAGAAAGATTAGATAAGGAGATAGAGATCGCGAGAGACTTACAAAGATCCTTGCTTCCAAGAAAAATGCCCGACCATCCAAATTATGAATTCGGTGGATTAATGGTGCCTGCGATCGGAGTAGGCGGAGACTATTACGATTTTATAACACATCCCACCAACAAAGAAACTTATGTGTGTATAGGAGACGTTAGTGGCAAGGGAGTTCCTGCTGGCATCGTAATGGCAACTGTTAGAACGGTGATCCATTCTTTGGTAAGAAAAAATCCGAGTACTTGGGAGATTTTGCAGACCGTAAACACTTATCTATATCAAAATTATTTTAAGGACATTATCTCTCCACGTTTTATGTCTTTAACCATAATTCATTGGGACCAGAACGAAAATCGTTTTGTATTCAGTGGTGGAGGCCAAGGAAATATTCTAGTCTATCGTAAAAAGGAAAATCGTTTAGAAGAAATTCCAACTGGAGGAGTGGTTTTAGGAATAGATCCTGAAATAGATCGTTTCGAGAATAGTGGTGAATTCTTTTTAGAACCGGGTGATTTTTTCCTGATGTTCACAGATGGAGTCTGGGAGGCAATGGATCCTTCCGAAGACTTTTTTGAAATGGAACGCCTACATAAATGTGTTTTTGATGCCAGAAAAGAACGCCTTCCTCTTCTCTTGGAAACCGTGTTAAAAAAGATAAAAAACTTTACCGGGGAAAGGGAGCAGACAGATGATATTACTCTAATAGGCGTCAAACGCCTAAAATAA
- a CDS encoding PilZ domain-containing protein — protein MSPPQKVTPDLPADQRFYTRFRKDSRIKLFEEGNWSEGILVDISMIGASILSDENWSPGKKVTIMSPMFTCEIPGEVIRKTVSDMGQRYAIVFHDLCDSSILEILNKIAHCK, from the coding sequence ATGAGCCCTCCTCAAAAGGTAACACCTGATTTGCCGGCGGATCAAAGATTTTATACGAGGTTCCGTAAAGACAGTCGGATTAAACTTTTTGAGGAAGGAAATTGGAGCGAAGGTATTCTGGTAGATATATCGATGATAGGAGCATCCATTCTTTCGGATGAGAATTGGAGTCCTGGCAAAAAAGTCACGATTATGTCCCCAATGTTTACTTGTGAGATACCAGGAGAGGTCATCCGTAAAACTGTTAGCGACATGGGGCAAAGATATGCGATAGTGTTTCACGATCTTTGTGACTCAAGCATACTTGAGATACTTAATAAGATAGCACATTGCAAATAA
- the yihA gene encoding ribosome biogenesis GTP-binding protein YihA/YsxC: MEELQELKPDPFFREVKFFSSYADASKVPAKGIPHIAFAGRSNSGKSRLLNAIVERKSLAKVSATPGKTKLLNFFLVSKSLFLVDTPGFGYSANSHKDHEQMMDLLMNYLNSAKDLKCLFLLSDAQRELPDEELELIGTCFEKGTKPVLIRTKIDKLNQSELSKLRKKMKNIQGLYPMLEIVFVSPKYGKGLPELRKIIENMMKSLIIPPMEEDAIPQEINEQG, encoded by the coding sequence ATGGAAGAACTCCAAGAATTAAAGCCGGACCCATTCTTTAGAGAAGTTAAATTTTTTTCTTCTTATGCGGATGCTTCTAAAGTTCCTGCCAAAGGTATTCCCCATATCGCATTTGCTGGCCGTTCCAACTCAGGAAAGTCCAGATTGTTAAACGCAATCGTAGAAAGAAAATCCTTAGCTAAGGTTTCCGCAACTCCAGGTAAAACCAAACTTCTAAACTTTTTCTTAGTTTCTAAATCTTTGTTCTTAGTGGACACACCTGGTTTCGGTTATTCCGCAAATTCACATAAAGACCATGAACAGATGATGGATCTTTTAATGAATTATCTGAACTCTGCCAAAGATCTAAAATGTTTATTCTTATTATCAGATGCTCAAAGAGAATTGCCTGACGAAGAATTAGAATTAATTGGCACTTGTTTCGAAAAAGGGACCAAACCTGTTTTAATCCGTACAAAAATAGATAAACTCAATCAGTCAGAACTTTCTAAACTTAGAAAAAAAATGAAAAACATCCAAGGATTATATCCTATGTTGGAAATCGTTTTTGTTTCTCCTAAGTATGGAAAAGGTCTGCCCGAACTCAGAAAGATCATTGAGAATATGATGAAATCCTTGATTATTCCTCCGATGGAAGAAGACGCGATCCCTCAAGAGATCAACGAACAAGGCTAA
- a CDS encoding sigma-54-dependent Fis family transcriptional regulator, translated as MNSTLDPDRLLDLILERCIQICEVGSGSLMLISRTDEVLDIVTFRGMNPSVRTKVKLRVGEGITGIVAASGEGMIVNDVTQNPHYISIKDDILSELAVPMIVEDEVIGVISLDSSRKQAFSDEHLELVSTLANMAAQIFKNLQTFRQLEQKNKIQQVLIDISRTVTSTLVLQEIFDDVMDRLDKSLNLERGSIVLFDSEKNILKLSAASGLTAEEMEKGVYLPGEGVTGKVYESGEAVIVESIVSDENFLNRLGNASHFKNNPENVSFLAAPIKSDTDVLGVVSVFFVHKKYVDLKTYLDFLQVVASVIYQAIRIQKLIDEEKREISRENVLLKRELKNKYKFGSLIGKSKSMEKLFEMIQLVSDSRASILITGESGTGKEMIASAIHYNSSRGDKPFIKINCAAIPENLLESELFGHKKGSFTGAVADKKGKFEMADTGTIFLDEIGEMDLNLQSKLLRVLQEKEIEAVGSVKPKKIDVRIIAATNADLEELISQKLFRADLYYRLNVVNMLTPPLRERPEDIPLLINHFISKYTSENIKKIKGITREAHKLLMSYSWPGNVRELENVIERAVVLSQSEMLDIQDFSEISGRILYGDEGEDVEVGVDPEASSEVASSKFSPAHLDALDGRAMEVVVGEVEARLIKYAMKKFKYTKTRVAKFLGINRNTLDKKIKDLKIDY; from the coding sequence ATGAATTCGACTTTAGATCCAGACCGTCTTCTGGATCTAATTTTGGAGAGATGTATCCAAATTTGTGAGGTCGGTTCTGGCTCACTCATGTTGATCAGCAGAACGGATGAGGTCCTGGACATCGTTACTTTCAGAGGAATGAATCCTTCCGTTCGCACGAAAGTTAAACTCCGAGTGGGAGAAGGTATCACCGGTATCGTTGCAGCTTCCGGCGAAGGGATGATCGTAAACGACGTTACCCAAAACCCGCATTATATTTCCATTAAGGATGATATTCTTTCCGAGCTAGCAGTCCCAATGATTGTAGAAGACGAGGTGATCGGAGTTATCTCTCTCGATTCTAGCAGAAAGCAGGCTTTCTCTGACGAGCACCTTGAGTTAGTATCTACTTTGGCCAATATGGCTGCCCAGATCTTTAAGAACCTCCAGACTTTCAGACAGTTGGAGCAGAAGAATAAGATCCAACAAGTACTCATAGATATTTCTAGAACTGTAACTTCTACTTTAGTTCTGCAGGAAATTTTTGACGATGTGATGGATAGATTGGACAAATCTCTGAACCTGGAAAGAGGTTCCATCGTTCTATTCGATTCTGAGAAGAATATACTGAAACTCAGCGCGGCGTCAGGACTGACCGCAGAAGAGATGGAGAAGGGAGTGTATCTTCCCGGTGAAGGGGTCACTGGAAAAGTTTACGAATCCGGAGAAGCTGTCATCGTAGAATCCATCGTAAGCGATGAAAATTTCCTGAATAGATTAGGGAACGCTAGTCATTTTAAGAATAATCCTGAGAACGTTAGTTTCCTTGCTGCACCTATCAAATCGGATACGGATGTATTAGGTGTAGTTAGCGTATTCTTCGTTCATAAAAAATACGTGGATCTAAAAACGTATTTGGACTTCCTACAGGTAGTTGCCTCCGTAATTTACCAGGCGATCCGTATCCAAAAACTGATCGATGAAGAAAAACGTGAGATCTCCAGAGAAAACGTTCTATTAAAACGAGAACTTAAGAATAAGTACAAGTTCGGTTCCTTGATCGGAAAATCCAAGTCTATGGAAAAACTTTTCGAGATGATCCAGCTTGTTTCAGATTCTCGCGCTTCCATATTAATCACCGGGGAGTCCGGAACTGGAAAAGAGATGATCGCATCTGCGATCCATTATAACTCTTCCAGAGGTGATAAACCTTTTATCAAGATCAACTGTGCAGCTATTCCTGAAAATCTTTTAGAGTCCGAATTGTTCGGTCATAAAAAAGGATCTTTTACCGGTGCGGTCGCCGACAAAAAAGGAAAGTTCGAGATGGCCGACACAGGGACCATCTTCTTAGATGAGATAGGAGAGATGGATCTTAATCTTCAATCCAAACTTTTGAGAGTTCTCCAAGAAAAGGAAATTGAAGCGGTAGGTTCGGTTAAACCTAAGAAGATAGACGTAAGGATAATAGCTGCGACTAATGCGGATCTGGAAGAGCTAATCTCTCAAAAACTCTTCAGAGCTGATTTATATTATCGTTTGAATGTGGTCAATATGTTGACTCCGCCTCTTCGTGAAAGGCCTGAAGATATTCCACTTCTTATCAATCATTTCATTTCTAAATATACTTCCGAAAATATCAAGAAGATCAAAGGAATCACTAGAGAAGCCCATAAACTTCTGATGAGTTATAGCTGGCCTGGTAACGTTCGTGAATTAGAGAACGTGATCGAAAGAGCCGTTGTACTTTCCCAATCCGAAATGTTGGATATCCAGGATTTCTCAGAGATCAGTGGACGCATCCTTTATGGCGACGAGGGAGAAGATGTGGAAGTCGGTGTAGATCCGGAAGCTTCTTCCGAAGTTGCAAGTTCCAAGTTTTCCCCTGCTCATTTAGATGCATTAGATGGAAGAGCTATGGAAGTTGTTGTGGGAGAAGTCGAAGCAAGACTGATCAAGTATGCTATGAAGAAGTTCAAATACACCAAGACCAGAGTTGCCAAGTTCTTGGGTATAAACAGAAACACCTTAGATAAAAAGATCAAAGATCTTAAGATAGATTATTAG